A window of Castanea sativa cultivar Marrone di Chiusa Pesio chromosome 1, ASM4071231v1 contains these coding sequences:
- the LOC142644127 gene encoding cysteine protease XCP1-like: MVLSSYSKALIACSACLLACSALAHDFSIVGYSQNDLTSIGKLIELFESWMSKHSKTYESIEEKLHRFEIFKDNLEHIDDTNKKVSNYWLGLNEFADLSHEEFKNMYLGLNDALPKKRQSPEEFTYRDVTDLPKSVDWRKKGAVTKIKNQGSCGSCWAFSTIAAVEGINQIVTGNLTSLSEQELIDCDTKFNSGCNGGLMDYAFAYIVSSGGIHKEEDYPYLMEEGTCEMKRGKLDVVTISGYHDVPQNNEQSLLKALANQPLSVAIEASGRDFQFYSGGIFDGHCGTELDHGVTAVGYGTSKGLDYIIVKNSWGPKWGEKGYIRVKRNNGKPEGICGIYKMASYPTKKK, from the exons ATGGTTCTTTCTTCATATTCTAAGGCACTCATTGCCTGCTCCGCATGCCTCTTGGCTTGTTCTGCTTTAGCTCACGATTTCTCCATCGTGGGCTATTCGCAAAACGATTTGACATCCATTGGTAAACTCATTGAGCTCTTTGAATCGTGGATGTCAAAACACAGCAAAACTTATGAGAGTATTGAGGAAAAGTTGCAtagatttgagatttttaaggATAATTTGGAACACATCGACGACACTAATAAAAAGGTTAGTAACTACTGGCTTGGATTAAATGAGTTTGCAGATTTGAGCCATGAAGAATTCAAAAATATGTATCTGGGGCTGAACGATGCCTTGCCTAAGAAGAGGCAGTCCCCAGAAGAATTCACTTATAGAGATGTCACGGATTTGCCCAAGTCTGTGGATTGGAGGAAGAAAGGAGCTGTCACTAAGATCAAGAACCAGGGCTCATGTG GTAGTTGCTGGGCATTTTCGACCATAGCTGCAGTTGAGGGCATAAACCAAATCGTTACAGGAAATTTGACTTCACTGTCTGAGCAAGAGCTAATTGATTGTGACACAAAGTTCAATAGTGGCTGCAATGGGGGTCTCATGGATTATGCGTTTGCTTACATCGTCTCTAGTGGAGGAATTCATAAAGAAGAAGACTACCCTTACCTCATGGAAGAAGGGACTTGTGAGATGAAAAGG gGAAAATTGGATGTAGTGACCATAAGTGGCTACCATGACGTGCcccaaaacaatgaacaaaGCCTTTTGAAGGCACTCGCAAACCAGCCCCTCAGTGTGGCTATTGAGGCTTCTGGTAGAGACTTTCAATTCTATAGTGGG GGTATTTTTGATGGCCATTGTGGAACTGAGCTAGATCATGGTGTTACTGCGGTTGGATATGGgacatcaaagggtttggattaCATCATTGTGAAGAATTCATGGGGAccaaaatggggagaaaaaGGTTACATAAGGGTGAAGAGAAATAATGGCAAGCCTGAAGGGATATGTGGAATCTACAAAATGGCCTCTTATCCTactaaaaagaagtaa